In one window of Nitrospirota bacterium DNA:
- the msrA gene encoding peptide-methionine (S)-S-oxide reductase: MSGKEIATLAGGCFWCLEAVYDELKGVKSVESGYLGGHGANPSYEAVCTGRTGHAEAVQITFDPKVVTYQELLEVFFAIHDPTTLDRQGNDEGTQYRSEIFYHSPEQKRIAEEVIATLTKAKLFDKPIVTEVSPAAPFYEAEGYHQEYAARNPAQPYCAYVVNPKLAKFRKQFSAKLKP, from the coding sequence ATGTCCGGAAAAGAGATCGCCACACTGGCCGGCGGCTGTTTCTGGTGCCTCGAAGCCGTCTATGACGAGTTGAAGGGGGTCAAGTCCGTCGAGTCAGGCTACCTCGGCGGGCACGGGGCCAATCCCTCCTACGAAGCGGTCTGCACGGGGAGGACCGGCCATGCGGAGGCGGTGCAGATCACGTTCGATCCCAAGGTCGTAACCTATCAGGAGTTGCTCGAAGTGTTCTTTGCCATCCACGATCCGACGACGCTTGATCGGCAGGGTAACGATGAAGGCACGCAATACCGGTCGGAGATTTTCTATCACTCGCCTGAACAAAAACGGATCGCCGAGGAAGTGATTGCGACGCTCACCAAGGCGAAGCTCTTCGACAAGCCCATTGTCACCGAAGTCTCGCCGGCCGCACCCTTTTATGAGGCCGAGGGCTATCATCAGGAATATGCCGCCCGCAATCCGGCCCAGCCCTACTGCGCCTACGTCGTCAATCCCAAGCTCGCCAAGTTCCGCAAGCAGTTCTCGGCCAAGCTCAAGCCGTAA
- a CDS encoding thioredoxin family protein: MPLRQLGDPAPEFSLPGVDGTTSSLDGFAGKPVLVVIFSCNHCPYVQAYEDRLIGIQRDYGNRGVQLVAINSNDDVHYPEDDLDSMMARAKAKGFNFPYLCDRSQRVARAYGAPHTPQIFVFDRDRRLRYTGKIDDNWQRPEAVTRHYLRDALEALLVQREPAEPITHAIGCTIKWAT; the protein is encoded by the coding sequence ATGCCGTTGCGTCAACTCGGTGATCCGGCCCCGGAGTTCTCCTTGCCGGGTGTGGATGGGACGACCTCTAGCCTGGATGGGTTTGCCGGGAAGCCCGTGTTGGTGGTGATCTTCTCCTGCAACCATTGTCCCTATGTTCAGGCCTATGAGGATCGTTTGATAGGGATTCAGCGCGACTATGGCAACCGGGGCGTCCAGTTGGTGGCCATCAACTCCAACGACGACGTGCACTATCCGGAGGACGACCTGGATTCCATGATGGCCCGCGCGAAGGCTAAGGGCTTCAATTTTCCCTACCTGTGCGATAGATCCCAGCGGGTGGCACGGGCCTATGGGGCGCCCCATACGCCTCAGATTTTCGTGTTCGACCGGGACCGCCGGCTCCGCTACACGGGCAAGATCGATGATAACTGGCAACGGCCCGAGGCGGTGACGCGACACTACCTCCGGGATGCCCTGGAGGCGCTGCTTGTGCAACGAGAGCCGGCTGAACCGATCACGCACGCGATTGGCTGTACGATTAAGTGGGCCACGTGA
- a CDS encoding PilT/PilU family type 4a pilus ATPase, with the protein MALSIHDILKVMVEKDAADVYLTVDLPPMYRIQGITQPIGDKPFTNEELETLANDVMKEKQRVEFAEKMEMNLALYFPDLGRFRVNIFRQRGNTGFVIRQIKVEIVPIDKLGLPPITKDIALTKRGLVLFVGATGSGKSTSLAAMIDHRNSTSPGHIITVEDPVEFVHRHKKSVITQREVGFDTLSFQAALKNTLRQAPDVILIGEIRDTETMKAGIEFAETGHLCMGTLHANSANQALERIMNFFPHEQHEQIYLQLSMNLRAIISQRLIRGVDGKRVAALEILMDTPRVKELIKKGETDNIKEAMEQGVQEGCQTFDYVLFNLYKDGKISLDQALANADSANNLRLRIKLAGLKVDDAPAAASDKPEAEKPKGFQIQGVGVPLRKP; encoded by the coding sequence ATGGCCCTCAGCATTCACGACATTCTCAAGGTGATGGTGGAGAAGGACGCAGCCGACGTCTACCTGACGGTGGACCTTCCTCCCATGTACCGCATCCAGGGCATCACCCAGCCGATTGGCGACAAGCCGTTCACCAACGAAGAATTGGAGACCCTGGCCAACGACGTGATGAAGGAGAAGCAGCGGGTCGAGTTCGCCGAGAAAATGGAGATGAATCTGGCCCTGTATTTCCCAGACCTGGGACGCTTTCGCGTCAATATTTTTCGCCAGCGCGGCAACACGGGCTTCGTCATCCGGCAGATCAAGGTCGAGATCGTCCCGATCGACAAGCTGGGCCTCCCGCCCATCACCAAGGACATCGCGCTGACCAAGCGCGGGCTGGTCCTCTTTGTCGGGGCCACCGGCTCCGGAAAATCCACCAGTCTGGCCGCCATGATCGACCATCGGAACTCGACCTCGCCCGGCCACATCATCACGGTGGAGGACCCGGTCGAGTTCGTGCACCGGCACAAAAAATCGGTCATCACCCAACGCGAAGTAGGCTTCGACACCCTCTCCTTCCAGGCCGCGTTGAAGAACACCCTGCGCCAGGCGCCGGACGTCATTCTGATCGGGGAGATCCGCGACACCGAGACAATGAAAGCCGGCATCGAATTTGCCGAGACCGGCCACCTGTGCATGGGCACACTCCACGCCAACAGCGCCAACCAGGCGCTCGAGCGCATCATGAACTTCTTCCCCCACGAGCAGCATGAACAGATCTATTTGCAGCTCTCGATGAACCTGCGCGCCATCATCTCCCAGCGGCTGATCCGCGGCGTGGACGGGAAACGCGTGGCGGCCCTGGAGATCCTCATGGACACGCCGAGGGTCAAGGAACTGATCAAGAAGGGTGAAACCGACAACATCAAGGAAGCGATGGAGCAAGGCGTCCAGGAAGGCTGCCAGACGTTCGATTACGTCCTGTTCAACTTGTACAAGGACGGCAAAATTTCCCTCGACCAGGCGCTGGCCAACGCCGACAGTGCCAACAACCTGCGGCTGCGCATCAAGCTGGCCGGATTGAAAGTGGACGATGCCCCTGCCGCCGCGAGCGACAAGCCTGAAGCGGAAAAACCAAAGGGGTTCCAGATCCAGGGAGTCGGCGTCCCCCTGAGGAAGCCGTAA
- a CDS encoding type IV pilus twitching motility protein PilT: MDITQLLTFGVEQGASDFHLSAGEPPMLRIHGELKKLDSPALSKEEVHDLVFDMMNDSQRKVFQEKHECDFSFEMGEVARFRVNVFVQRRGEGAVFRTIPTKILALEQLGMPPILRQLCEKEKGLVLVTGPTGSGKSTTLAAMIDFLNDTFEGHILTIEDPIEFVHKSKKCLVNQRELGPHTHSFANALKSALREDPDIILVGEMRDLETIQLALSAAETGHLVFGTLHTSSAPKTVDRIIDVFPPNQQAQIRAQFAESIEGVVTQTLLKKKGGGRVAALEIMTGTTAVRNLIREAKLHQIPGIMQASKKDGMQTMDNALMDLVNKGLVTKAEAQARSMNPNLFGPAGSAAGAA, translated from the coding sequence ATGGACATTACCCAGTTGCTGACGTTTGGCGTGGAGCAGGGCGCCTCGGACTTCCACCTGAGCGCAGGCGAACCTCCCATGCTGCGCATCCACGGGGAGTTGAAGAAACTGGACTCACCGGCCCTCTCCAAGGAGGAAGTCCACGACCTCGTCTTTGACATGATGAACGACTCACAGCGCAAGGTGTTCCAGGAGAAGCATGAGTGCGACTTCTCCTTTGAAATGGGCGAAGTGGCCCGCTTCCGGGTCAACGTATTCGTACAGCGGCGGGGTGAAGGCGCGGTCTTCCGGACCATCCCGACCAAAATCCTGGCGCTGGAGCAGTTGGGCATGCCGCCCATCCTCCGGCAGCTGTGCGAAAAGGAAAAAGGGCTCGTGCTCGTCACCGGCCCGACCGGCTCGGGCAAGTCCACCACGCTGGCCGCCATGATCGACTTTCTCAACGACACCTTTGAAGGCCACATCCTGACCATCGAGGACCCGATCGAGTTCGTCCACAAGTCCAAAAAATGCCTGGTAAACCAGCGCGAGTTGGGCCCCCACACGCATTCGTTTGCCAACGCCCTCAAGTCCGCCCTGCGCGAAGACCCGGACATCATTCTGGTGGGCGAAATGCGGGACCTGGAAACCATCCAGCTCGCTCTGTCGGCCGCGGAGACAGGGCACCTGGTCTTCGGCACCTTGCACACCTCCAGCGCGCCGAAGACCGTGGACCGCATCATCGACGTCTTCCCGCCGAACCAGCAGGCCCAGATCCGCGCCCAGTTTGCGGAGTCCATCGAAGGCGTCGTCACCCAGACCCTGCTCAAGAAGAAAGGCGGCGGGCGCGTCGCCGCGCTGGAAATCATGACCGGCACCACCGCCGTCCGGAACCTCATCCGCGAGGCCAAGCTCCACCAGATTCCCGGCATCATGCAAGCCAGCAAGAAAGACGGGATGCAGACCATGGACAACGCGCTCATGGACCTGGTCAACAAGGGCCTGGTGACCAAAGCCGAGGCCCAGGCTCGCAGCATGAACCCGAACCTCTTCGGGCCGGCCGGTTCGGCCGCCGGCGCGGCCTAG
- the bioF gene encoding 8-amino-7-oxononanoate synthase, with the protein MFEENLAQLDARHLLRRLRLAESAPGPVVTFAGRPLILMAANDYLGLATHPTLKQAALDAVGRFGVGSGASRLISGTLPPHADLETALARFKGTEASLLFGSGYLANIGLIPALAETGDLILADRLCHASLIDGCRLSGASFRVFRHRDLAHLEQLLAKCKVRRTTLIVTDGVFSMDGDLAPLPDLIALAERYDARLLVDDAHGTGVMGKTGRGTLEHFGVEARLPFHMGTLSKALGGSGAYVAGPTTLIQYLVNHARSFIYTTAPPPAAAAAALAALDVIRNEPERRTRLWANRQRWVEGLVGLGYRIADTASPIVPVLIGQADQALQLAERLLQLGVFAPAIRPPTVPEGTSRIRTTLSSEHRPEHLDHALAAFRQAGQELRLI; encoded by the coding sequence ATGTTTGAAGAGAACCTCGCCCAACTCGACGCCCGGCACTTGCTCCGCCGACTCAGACTGGCGGAATCGGCGCCAGGGCCAGTGGTCACCTTTGCAGGCCGCCCCCTCATCCTCATGGCTGCCAACGACTACCTGGGATTGGCCACCCATCCGACCCTCAAACAAGCGGCCCTCGACGCCGTCGGTCGATTCGGCGTCGGGTCGGGAGCCTCACGCCTGATTTCCGGGACGTTGCCCCCTCATGCAGACTTGGAAACCGCGCTGGCCCGCTTCAAGGGCACAGAGGCTTCGTTGCTCTTCGGTTCCGGCTACCTGGCCAACATCGGACTGATCCCCGCCCTGGCTGAAACCGGCGACCTTATCCTGGCCGATCGTCTCTGCCATGCCAGCCTCATCGACGGATGCCGCCTCAGCGGGGCGAGCTTCCGCGTCTTTCGACACCGGGACCTCGCCCATCTCGAGCAGCTCCTCGCTAAATGCAAGGTCCGCCGAACCACGCTGATCGTCACCGACGGAGTCTTCAGCATGGACGGGGATCTCGCCCCGCTTCCCGATTTGATCGCCTTGGCGGAGCGCTACGACGCCCGACTGCTGGTGGACGACGCGCACGGGACCGGCGTCATGGGCAAGACCGGCCGCGGCACGCTGGAACATTTCGGCGTGGAGGCCCGCCTCCCGTTCCATATGGGGACGCTCAGCAAGGCACTCGGCGGCAGCGGCGCCTATGTGGCCGGCCCCACCACCCTGATCCAATACCTCGTCAATCATGCCCGGTCCTTCATCTATACCACCGCCCCGCCGCCGGCCGCCGCCGCCGCCGCGCTTGCGGCGCTGGACGTCATCCGCAACGAACCGGAACGTCGTACGCGTCTCTGGGCAAACCGGCAACGGTGGGTCGAAGGGCTGGTCGGCCTGGGCTACCGAATTGCCGACACGGCCAGCCCGATCGTGCCGGTGCTGATCGGGCAGGCCGACCAAGCCCTCCAATTGGCCGAACGCCTCCTGCAATTAGGCGTCTTTGCCCCCGCGATCCGCCCTCCCACCGTGCCCGAAGGCACAAGCCGGATCAGAACGACGCTGTCCTCGGAACACCGGCCCGAACACCTGGACCATGCGCTCGCGGCATTTCGCCAGGCCGGGCAGGAATTGCGACTGATTTAG
- a CDS encoding tetratricopeptide repeat protein, translating to MSYRIKLDQKSGPPGEAQLLSGMDRFLFMVQEHRAKVLAGLVALLAVAVAIGGAVWYSHRQADEAFEINRQAMQLYIDRPADKQAQADENLKKAISLFQQVVEQHPRSPVTPMALYHLGNALVQANNLAGAIEAYKQYIADHGSNKVLLGLVYQRLGFVHLLNGDREQAVKAFSAILDVPGALNKDQAIFELGKLEESQSRPEGALARYQDLAKSYPTSPFASEAAVRIKALEVKKAPDAGAQGSVPLPVPPQTEPAK from the coding sequence ATGTCGTATCGCATCAAGCTGGACCAGAAGAGCGGTCCCCCCGGCGAAGCACAACTCCTGAGCGGAATGGATCGATTTCTGTTCATGGTTCAGGAGCATCGTGCGAAGGTGCTGGCTGGGCTGGTGGCCCTGCTGGCGGTGGCGGTGGCCATCGGCGGCGCGGTCTGGTACAGCCACCGCCAGGCGGATGAAGCGTTCGAAATCAACCGGCAGGCCATGCAGCTCTATATCGATCGACCTGCGGACAAGCAGGCGCAGGCGGATGAGAATCTCAAGAAAGCCATCAGTCTGTTCCAGCAGGTGGTCGAGCAGCACCCCCGATCCCCGGTGACGCCCATGGCCTTGTATCATTTGGGCAATGCGCTCGTACAAGCCAATAACTTAGCCGGTGCGATTGAGGCTTATAAACAATACATCGCCGACCATGGCTCGAACAAAGTCCTGCTGGGCCTCGTCTATCAGCGGTTGGGTTTTGTCCATTTGTTGAACGGGGACCGGGAGCAGGCGGTCAAAGCTTTTTCAGCCATCTTGGACGTGCCGGGGGCGCTCAACAAGGATCAGGCGATTTTTGAGTTGGGCAAGTTGGAGGAAAGCCAGTCCCGTCCCGAAGGAGCCTTGGCCCGGTATCAAGACTTGGCCAAGAGCTATCCCACATCTCCGTTCGCCAGCGAAGCGGCCGTGCGGATCAAAGCCCTGGAAGTGAAGAAGGCTCCCGACGCCGGCGCCCAAGGAAGCGTGCCTCTGCCAGTGCCTCCCCAAACGGAACCAGCGAAGTAG
- a CDS encoding LysM peptidoglycan-binding domain-containing protein has protein sequence MVRLHPQGLTRTLFVTLLLGSLSVSASHVVWAGVATSIGTPLEGSVFPSTETATQDSSVADQASQAPQPTSELPPAINRTALPLNPSATEPPLPSPVAESPPLLAPSGLGQTAVPQPNQETAMPTAQAQEAPTIVAEPAASQAPSGLATATSETPRPVPTLREESLDNIAIVRNEKVEGHMRFFHTAIRDRFEHWLSRLSHYRPLVERIFSEFDLPSDLVFLSLVESGFNPHAYSRAKATGPWQFMKGTAQVYGLRVDQYVDERRDPIKSTVAAARYLRDLYDLFGTWPLAMAAYNAGEGKVMRALHKAQADTFWDIAATKHIRRETKEYVPRFMAATIIARNPDQFGFAPVQTELHAFEEVVVPHAVHFRDLEKAVSIPFSELQRLNPELRRDVTPPDDTHYHLKVPVGTKERVEQALDQLPTWKPPVRLPKFVKHHVEPTGESRGWYRVRVGDSLWTIAKRFHLSVQDLKARNNLASRRLRPGELLAVSR, from the coding sequence ATGGTGCGCTTGCATCCACAGGGCTTGACCAGAACCCTTTTCGTAACCCTTCTGTTGGGTAGCCTGTCCGTTTCAGCTTCCCATGTTGTTTGGGCAGGTGTCGCTACCTCAATTGGCACCCCCTTGGAAGGCTCCGTTTTCCCATCGACTGAAACTGCAACCCAGGACTCGTCCGTTGCGGACCAGGCGAGCCAGGCGCCACAGCCCACATCTGAATTGCCCCCGGCGATCAACCGGACAGCCCTCCCTCTAAATCCGTCGGCGACGGAGCCGCCACTGCCGAGCCCGGTTGCGGAATCCCCGCCGTTGCTTGCACCATCTGGCTTAGGCCAAACGGCGGTGCCCCAGCCGAATCAGGAAACAGCCATGCCGACCGCCCAAGCTCAAGAGGCCCCCACGATCGTTGCGGAACCTGCCGCATCCCAGGCCCCATCCGGCCTGGCAACCGCGACGAGTGAGACCCCGCGCCCGGTTCCGACGCTTCGCGAAGAATCACTCGACAACATTGCGATCGTGCGCAACGAGAAAGTGGAAGGCCACATGCGCTTCTTCCACACGGCGATCCGCGACCGGTTCGAGCATTGGTTGAGCAGGTTGAGCCACTACAGGCCTCTGGTCGAACGGATCTTCTCGGAATTCGACCTGCCCAGCGACCTGGTGTTCCTCTCGCTGGTGGAAAGCGGCTTCAATCCCCACGCCTATTCCCGCGCCAAAGCAACGGGGCCCTGGCAATTCATGAAGGGGACGGCCCAGGTCTATGGACTGCGGGTGGACCAATACGTGGACGAGCGGAGAGACCCCATCAAATCAACGGTCGCCGCCGCCCGCTATCTGCGCGACCTCTATGACCTCTTCGGAACGTGGCCCCTGGCGATGGCCGCCTACAATGCCGGAGAAGGGAAGGTGATGCGTGCCTTGCACAAGGCCCAAGCAGATACCTTCTGGGACATTGCCGCAACCAAGCATATCCGGCGGGAGACGAAAGAGTATGTCCCCCGTTTCATGGCGGCCACGATCATCGCGAGAAACCCGGACCAGTTCGGGTTTGCTCCCGTGCAAACGGAGTTGCATGCGTTCGAGGAAGTCGTGGTCCCGCATGCCGTCCACTTCCGCGACCTCGAAAAGGCCGTGAGCATCCCCTTCAGCGAACTGCAACGCCTCAATCCGGAATTGCGCCGGGACGTCACGCCCCCGGACGACACGCACTACCATCTGAAGGTTCCGGTGGGCACGAAGGAACGGGTAGAGCAGGCCCTGGATCAGCTTCCGACGTGGAAGCCGCCTGTACGGCTGCCCAAATTCGTCAAACATCACGTCGAGCCGACCGGCGAGTCCCGTGGCTGGTACCGCGTGCGGGTCGGCGACAGTCTCTGGACGATCGCCAAGCGTTTTCACCTCTCCGTGCAGGATCTCAAGGCCAGAAACAACCTGGCCAGCCGCCGCCTCAGACCCGGCGAACTGCTCGCCGTCAGCCGCTAG
- a CDS encoding alanine--glyoxylate aminotransferase family protein codes for MLKRYLLAPGPTPVPPEVLLAMARPMIHHRAPEFDPIFQEVREGLKWLFQTRNDVLILASSGTGGMEGAVSNFLSPGDKALVINGGKFGERWGKLCKTFGAQVTEIKVEWGHSVDPKQVADALKKDPAIKAVYVQASETSTAVTHDVKALGQIVKGCPETILVVDAITALGVFDLKTDEWGLDVVITGSQKALMLPPGLAFVSVSEKAWQLAEKAKNTSFYFNFKREKDNQQKNQTAFTPAVSMILGLQEVLKMLKAEGLESVFARQSQMAHALREGVKAAGMEIFAKGTPSDAVTAINAPAGVDGQAIYKNLRVQYGITAAGGQDHLKGKIFRISHMGYLDRFDVILALAATEMVLKGLGHPVTLGKGVAKAQELLMAK; via the coding sequence ATGCTGAAACGGTATTTGCTGGCTCCAGGGCCGACGCCGGTTCCGCCCGAGGTCTTGTTGGCCATGGCCAGACCCATGATTCACCACCGTGCCCCGGAGTTCGATCCGATTTTTCAGGAAGTTCGGGAAGGTCTGAAATGGCTGTTCCAGACCAGGAACGACGTGCTGATCCTGGCGTCTTCCGGCACGGGTGGGATGGAAGGGGCCGTGTCCAACTTCCTGTCGCCCGGCGACAAGGCGTTGGTGATCAACGGCGGAAAGTTCGGCGAGCGTTGGGGCAAGCTCTGCAAGACGTTCGGCGCCCAGGTCACGGAAATCAAGGTGGAATGGGGCCATTCCGTGGACCCCAAGCAGGTGGCGGATGCGCTGAAGAAGGATCCGGCGATCAAGGCGGTCTACGTCCAGGCGAGTGAGACTTCCACCGCTGTGACCCATGACGTCAAGGCGCTTGGGCAGATCGTGAAGGGCTGTCCGGAGACCATCCTTGTCGTGGACGCCATCACCGCGCTCGGTGTGTTCGACCTCAAGACCGATGAGTGGGGATTGGACGTTGTGATCACCGGTTCGCAAAAGGCCCTCATGCTGCCGCCGGGGCTGGCTTTTGTGAGCGTCAGCGAGAAAGCCTGGCAGCTTGCAGAGAAGGCCAAAAACACTTCCTTCTATTTCAATTTCAAGCGTGAGAAGGACAATCAGCAAAAGAACCAGACGGCTTTTACTCCGGCGGTCTCCATGATTCTGGGGTTACAGGAAGTGCTGAAGATGTTAAAGGCTGAGGGCCTGGAAAGCGTGTTTGCCCGGCAGTCTCAGATGGCCCATGCGCTGCGCGAGGGCGTCAAGGCCGCGGGGATGGAAATCTTCGCCAAAGGCACGCCCAGTGACGCGGTGACCGCCATCAATGCGCCGGCGGGGGTGGATGGCCAGGCCATCTATAAGAACCTTCGCGTGCAATATGGCATTACCGCTGCGGGAGGACAGGACCACCTCAAAGGCAAGATCTTTCGAATCTCCCACATGGGGTATTTGGATCGGTTCGACGTGATCCTCGCCTTGGCTGCGACGGAGATGGTGCTCAAGGGGCTGGGGCATCCGGTTACGCTCGGCAAGGGTGTGGCAAAGGCGCAGGAATTGTTGATGGCCAAGTAA
- a CDS encoding phosphoglycerate dehydrogenase, whose protein sequence is MKILVSDSLSKHGVEILQKAGFQVDVKTKLSKEELLKEIKQYDGLIIRSATKVTAEVVAAADRLKVVGRAGSGLDNVDQAAATKRGIVVMNTPGGNTVTTAEHTMSMICSMSRRIPQATGSMKAGKWEKEKFMGVELYGKTLGIVGFGQIGGYLSKLAQGFSMTVIAYDPYLAPEKAQKMGIEVVALTDIFRRADLISVHTPLTAETKSLINAATIAQMKPGVMLVNCARGGIINEPDLVEALKAKRVAAAAFDVFEEEPVKPDNALLALDNFICTPHIGASTAEAQENVAIGIAEQIVDYFTKGVARGAVNVPSVPPELLPQLQPYLTLAEKIGSLQSQLCEGGIERVTVEYNGEVASLLVAPLTIAVLKGLLTPILEDAVNYVNAPVIAKDRGIEVKEVKGGDTGDFASMIRVRVEAGKKTHRMAGTLYSRKDPRIVEIDNFQVEVVPEGHMLLLQNIDRPGVIGTVTSTLGQHNVNIARMQCSREARGGNALLIIGLDAPLPSGMLQTIKQGPNILSVKLVDLSKGL, encoded by the coding sequence ATCAAGATTCTCGTCAGCGACAGCCTGTCGAAGCACGGCGTGGAGATACTCCAAAAGGCCGGCTTTCAGGTGGACGTCAAGACCAAGCTCTCGAAAGAGGAGCTGCTCAAAGAGATCAAGCAGTATGACGGCCTGATCATCCGATCTGCGACAAAAGTGACCGCCGAAGTGGTCGCGGCGGCCGACCGGCTGAAGGTGGTGGGGCGAGCCGGGTCAGGGCTCGACAACGTGGATCAGGCCGCCGCCACCAAGCGCGGCATCGTCGTGATGAACACGCCCGGCGGGAACACCGTCACGACCGCCGAGCACACCATGTCCATGATCTGTTCCATGTCTCGCCGCATTCCGCAGGCCACCGGGTCCATGAAAGCCGGCAAATGGGAAAAAGAAAAGTTCATGGGCGTGGAGCTGTATGGAAAGACGCTGGGCATCGTGGGTTTCGGCCAGATCGGCGGGTACTTGTCCAAGCTGGCTCAGGGCTTCTCGATGACCGTCATCGCTTACGATCCGTATCTGGCGCCTGAAAAGGCGCAGAAGATGGGGATCGAAGTCGTGGCGCTCACCGACATCTTCCGGCGCGCGGACCTCATCAGCGTGCACACGCCGCTCACGGCCGAGACCAAGTCCCTGATCAACGCCGCCACCATCGCGCAGATGAAACCCGGTGTCATGCTGGTGAATTGCGCCCGCGGCGGGATCATCAACGAACCGGATCTCGTCGAGGCCCTCAAGGCCAAGCGGGTGGCTGCAGCGGCCTTCGATGTGTTCGAAGAGGAACCGGTCAAGCCCGACAATGCCCTGCTGGCGTTGGATAATTTCATCTGCACCCCACACATCGGCGCATCGACGGCTGAGGCCCAGGAAAACGTGGCGATCGGGATCGCCGAGCAGATCGTGGATTACTTCACGAAGGGGGTGGCGCGCGGGGCGGTGAATGTGCCGTCGGTGCCGCCGGAGTTGCTGCCGCAGCTCCAGCCCTACCTCACGCTGGCGGAGAAAATCGGGTCGCTCCAATCGCAGCTCTGCGAGGGCGGCATTGAACGGGTGACCGTGGAGTACAATGGCGAGGTGGCGTCGCTGTTGGTGGCGCCGCTGACGATTGCGGTTTTGAAAGGTCTGTTGACGCCGATTCTGGAAGATGCGGTCAACTATGTGAATGCGCCGGTGATCGCCAAGGATCGGGGCATCGAGGTCAAAGAAGTGAAGGGGGGCGACACGGGCGACTTCGCCAGCATGATCCGGGTCCGCGTGGAGGCGGGGAAAAAGACGCACCGGATGGCGGGGACGCTCTATAGCCGTAAAGATCCGCGCATCGTCGAGATTGACAACTTCCAGGTCGAGGTCGTGCCCGAGGGACACATGCTGTTGCTTCAGAACATTGATCGGCCCGGTGTCATCGGCACGGTTACCTCGACCCTCGGCCAGCACAATGTGAACATCGCCCGTATGCAGTGCTCTCGCGAGGCGCGCGGCGGCAACGCCCTGTTGATCATCGGATTGGACGCGCCGCTGCCGAGCGGTATGTTGCAGACCATCAAGCAAGGTCCGAATATCCTGTCCGTCAAGCTCGTCGACCTTTCAAAGGGGCTCTAG